One part of the Bacteroidales bacterium genome encodes these proteins:
- a CDS encoding helix-turn-helix domain-containing protein, whose amino-acid sequence MYFHSNLKTLRKRKGLTQEELSAELKVKRPTLNNYENKISQPTLDIQLAVSEYFGISVDILLKIDLNTFTEFQFEEIEKGSDIYTKGTNLRVLTSTVGNDNEENIELVTAKVKAGYMSGFADPEYVSSLPVYRLPFLKNDRKYRTFQISGDSMLPIPDGSWVTGEFIQDWTSIKTGEACIILTREDGLVFKIVENLLIETGHFVLSSLNPLYHPFEVKGQDIFEVWKFVHYTTDHLPDGNISIEQLMMSVQKLMQDVEEIKKEIRKK is encoded by the coding sequence ATGTACTTCCACTCAAACCTAAAAACTTTGCGAAAACGAAAAGGGTTAACGCAAGAGGAACTTTCTGCTGAGTTAAAAGTAAAAAGACCTACCCTAAATAATTATGAGAATAAGATTTCGCAACCAACCCTTGATATCCAACTAGCTGTTTCAGAGTATTTTGGAATTTCGGTTGACATTTTACTCAAAATTGATTTAAACACATTTACTGAATTTCAATTTGAGGAAATAGAAAAGGGCTCTGACATCTACACAAAGGGTACCAACCTTAGAGTTCTTACCTCAACCGTTGGTAATGATAACGAAGAGAATATTGAACTTGTAACTGCAAAGGTGAAGGCTGGATATATGTCTGGTTTTGCCGATCCTGAATATGTAAGTTCGCTGCCTGTGTATCGCCTGCCCTTCCTAAAGAACGATCGAAAGTACCGTACTTTCCAGATAAGCGGCGATTCGATGCTACCAATCCCCGATGGTTCATGGGTAACGGGTGAATTTATTCAAGACTGGACATCAATTAAAACGGGTGAAGCATGTATTATCCTTACACGTGAGGATGGATTAGTATTTAAAATTGTGGAAAACCTCCTAATTGAAACTGGGCACTTTGTTCTATCGTCCCTAAATCCTCTATACCACCCATTCGAGGTGAAAGGTCAGGATATTTTTGAGGTTTGGAAGTTTGTGCATTATACAACGGATCATCTACCAGATGGTAATATTAGCATTGAACAGCTAATGATGTCGGTTCAGAAACTTATGCAGGATGTTGAGGAGATCAAGAAAGAGATTAGAAAGAAATGA
- a CDS encoding putative DNA modification/repair radical SAM protein: METLEKLKILSAAAKYDVSCSSSGSNRKNTPGGLGNAAYAGICHSFADDGRCISLLKILYTNHCIYDCAYCTNRKSNDIQRTIFTVDEVVDLTINFYRRNYIEGLFLSSGVVKSPDYTMERLARVAKDLRIIHHFNGYIHLKSIPGASSELIKMAGLYADRLSVNIEIPSEQNLKYLAPEKNYPSILNPMGYIHTQIEENKEERRKYRKTPIFTPAGQSTQLIIGATPDTDNQILHLSSNLYGVNKLKRVYYSAYNPTNEYDKRLPALTTPPLRREHRLYQADWLLRFYEFKVDEIVNDKNPNLDIELDPKLGYALRNPHIFPVDINRADLHLLLRVPGIGPKSARLIMSARRFSKLNSFHLQKIGVVMKRARYFITCHELSSPSIQEITPLRLRTQLMQTERSKQLSNAVQLSLF, from the coding sequence ATGGAAACTCTCGAAAAGCTAAAAATACTATCAGCAGCAGCCAAGTATGATGTATCTTGCTCATCTAGTGGGAGCAATAGGAAAAACACTCCCGGTGGACTTGGCAATGCTGCTTATGCAGGGATTTGCCATAGTTTTGCCGATGATGGGCGTTGTATTTCACTACTTAAAATTCTTTACACCAATCATTGTATCTATGATTGTGCCTACTGTACAAATCGCAAAAGTAACGATATCCAGCGAACTATCTTTACTGTAGATGAGGTGGTTGATCTTACCATCAACTTTTACCGAAGGAACTATATAGAAGGGTTATTCCTAAGCTCTGGGGTAGTTAAAAGTCCTGACTATACTATGGAACGGTTGGCCAGAGTTGCCAAGGATTTGAGGATCATCCATCATTTTAACGGGTATATTCATCTAAAAAGTATCCCAGGAGCAAGTTCTGAATTAATAAAGATGGCGGGTCTATACGCCGACAGGCTTAGTGTAAATATAGAAATTCCCTCGGAGCAAAATCTAAAATATTTAGCTCCCGAGAAGAACTACCCAAGCATACTTAACCCAATGGGTTACATTCATACCCAAATTGAAGAGAACAAGGAGGAACGTCGTAAATACCGCAAAACACCCATTTTTACTCCCGCAGGTCAAAGCACACAGCTGATTATTGGTGCAACTCCAGATACGGATAACCAAATTCTTCATCTCTCATCAAATCTTTACGGAGTAAATAAACTAAAAAGGGTTTACTACTCCGCTTACAATCCAACCAATGAGTATGATAAGCGATTACCTGCCTTAACTACTCCGCCTCTCCGTAGGGAGCATCGCTTGTATCAAGCAGATTGGCTTCTAAGATTTTACGAATTTAAGGTTGATGAAATAGTTAACGATAAGAATCCCAACCTTGATATTGAACTTGACCCAAAACTTGGCTATGCCCTTCGAAACCCTCATATTTTCCCAGTCGATATCAATCGAGCAGATCTACATTTACTCCTTCGTGTGCCAGGGATTGGGCCAAAATCGGCAAGGTTGATTATGTCTGCACGAAGGTTTAGTAAATTAAATTCATTCCATTTACAAAAAATAGGTGTTGTGATGAAAAGAGCACGGTACTTTATAACCTGCCATGAACTCTCAAGTCCATCAATACAAGAAATAACTCCCTTAAGACTCCGAACTCAACTTATGCAAACGGAACGGAGCAAGCAACTTTCAAATGCGGTTCAACTTTCATTATTTTAA
- the cas2 gene encoding CRISPR-associated endonuclease Cas2, translating into MTTVDRLNQYRVMWVLVLFDLPTETKKERKNYSRFRKELIKDGFTMFQFSIYTRCCPSRENADVHIKRVKKLLPPQGYVGILCITDKQFGTMELFHSTKPIAAQPEPQQLELF; encoded by the coding sequence ATGACCACCGTAGACAGACTAAATCAATACCGTGTTATGTGGGTTCTAGTGCTCTTCGATTTGCCCACGGAAACCAAGAAGGAGCGTAAGAATTACTCCCGTTTCCGTAAGGAGCTGATAAAGGATGGCTTTACCATGTTCCAATTTTCCATTTATACACGGTGCTGCCCGAGCCGTGAGAATGCCGATGTGCATATAAAAAGGGTAAAAAAGCTGTTACCCCCGCAGGGGTATGTAGGGATTCTATGTATAACCGATAAGCAGTTTGGTACAATGGAACTTTTTCACTCCACCAAACCCATAGCGGCTCAGCCCGAACCGCAGCAATTGGAACTATTTTAG
- a CDS encoding 5'-methylthioadenosine nucleosidase: MSFKRIVLIIAVEVEARPIIDGLGLSHKGKLLSPLPMEFYEGRHNSLNIDLITSGKCDRFNVDNVGPQAAILNAATAIGRLQPDLIINPGTAGGFVSAGARIGDVYLSYPMICYHDRRIPIPGFDAYGIGSYYCFDTRGIAENLGLKTGIISTGSSLDYTDKDLELIKSYGGVVKEMEAASIAWVADLYKIPFFAVKSITDLVDNSTPTEEEYLRNLTSASIALSREVVRIIKYFAQ, encoded by the coding sequence ATGTCCTTTAAGCGCATAGTTCTGATAATCGCAGTAGAAGTTGAAGCAAGACCCATAATTGATGGGTTGGGATTAAGTCACAAAGGGAAACTCTTAAGCCCATTACCAATGGAGTTTTATGAGGGACGACACAATTCATTAAATATCGATCTTATCACCAGTGGGAAATGCGATAGATTCAATGTTGATAATGTTGGCCCACAGGCTGCAATTCTTAATGCTGCAACTGCCATTGGTCGTCTTCAGCCGGATTTAATTATAAACCCGGGTACTGCGGGAGGTTTTGTTAGCGCTGGTGCAAGGATTGGGGATGTTTACCTTAGCTACCCGATGATCTGCTACCATGATCGACGGATTCCTATACCGGGTTTTGATGCATATGGTATTGGTTCTTACTATTGTTTCGATACAAGGGGGATTGCAGAAAACCTTGGATTAAAAACTGGTATTATTTCAACAGGAAGTTCTTTGGATTATACCGATAAGGATTTGGAACTGATAAAATCTTACGGAGGCGTTGTTAAGGAGATGGAGGCAGCATCAATTGCTTGGGTTGCTGATTTATACAAGATCCCCTTCTTTGCTGTTAAATCAATTACCGATTTGGTTGATAATTCTACACCAACGGAGGAGGAGTATCTACGAAATTTAACTTCGGCATCTATTGCGTTAAGTCGAGAGGTTGTTAGAATAATCAAGTATTTTGCGCAATAG
- the cas1 gene encoding type II CRISPR-associated endonuclease Cas1 produces the protein MIKRTLLFGNPAYLSLRDQQLVADITGNEKKQMTAPVEDIGVVLLDSYQITITHQLLNSLLANNTAVITCNEKHMPYGLLLPLEGNTLQSERFKDQMEASVPLKKQLWQQTVQAKIANQRWLLQARGIDVEPMRYFEANVRSGDPDNYEGRAAAYYWKNLFDGLTDDAFIRGRYEEEPNNLLNYGYAVLRAIVARSLVASGLLPTLGIHHHNKYNAFCLADDMMESYRPFVDKLVLEIVNDTKDCSVLTKEIKARLLVLPAIDVLIDGQKSPLMLATQRTTASLYDCFEGVSRKLLLPEFI, from the coding sequence ATGATAAAACGTACCCTCCTTTTTGGAAACCCAGCATACCTTAGCCTGCGCGACCAGCAGCTGGTTGCCGATATCACTGGCAACGAAAAAAAGCAGATGACAGCTCCCGTAGAAGATATCGGGGTGGTGCTTTTGGATTCGTATCAAATTACCATAACACATCAGCTGCTAAACTCCTTACTTGCCAATAATACCGCCGTAATTACGTGCAACGAGAAGCACATGCCTTACGGGCTGCTACTCCCCCTTGAGGGTAACACGCTGCAAAGCGAACGATTCAAGGATCAGATGGAGGCTAGCGTTCCGCTTAAAAAGCAGCTATGGCAGCAAACGGTTCAGGCGAAGATTGCTAACCAAAGGTGGCTACTGCAAGCAAGAGGAATTGATGTTGAGCCCATGCGCTACTTTGAGGCGAACGTTCGGAGTGGTGATCCCGATAACTACGAGGGGCGTGCTGCGGCATACTACTGGAAAAATCTTTTTGATGGTTTAACGGATGATGCATTTATAAGGGGGCGATACGAGGAGGAACCCAATAATCTCCTTAACTACGGCTATGCAGTGTTACGTGCCATTGTTGCCCGAAGTTTGGTTGCCTCGGGTTTGCTTCCAACGCTGGGTATACATCATCATAATAAGTATAACGCCTTTTGCTTAGCCGATGATATGATGGAATCGTACCGCCCGTTTGTTGATAAGCTGGTGCTTGAAATTGTGAACGATACTAAGGATTGCTCGGTACTAACAAAGGAAATCAAGGCACGTTTGCTTGTGCTACCCGCAATTGATGTGCTGATTGATGGGCAAAAGAGCCCGCTGATGCTGGCTACACAGCGAACCACCGCATCGCTGTACGATTGCTTTGAGGGGGTAAGCCGGAAGCTCTTACTCCCTGAGTTTATTTAG
- a CDS encoding nitronate monooxygenase, protein MKSLRIGDLAIAIPIVQGGMGVGISLSGLASAVANEGGVGVISSAGLGLLYREFTTDYLEASIHGLKEELRKAREKTKGVIGVNVMVAMSNFADMVKTSIAEKADIIFSGAGLPLDLPGFLKSDSTTKLVPIVSSGRAAKLICEKWKKIYNYLPDAIVVEGPKAGGHLGFKLEQINDENYSLEKLIPEVVAEVKKFEDEYHQLIPVIAAGGIYTGQDIRDIMNLGASGVQMATRFVTTDECDASDGFKQSYIDSKKEDIQIIKSPVGMPGRAIGNNFLDKVRLGYKQPIRCPFKCIKTCEISSSPYCIITALISAFKGNFEHGYAFAGTNAYLATKITSVKETFQAIFKEYNKSK, encoded by the coding sequence ATGAAATCTCTAAGAATTGGTGATTTAGCAATTGCAATCCCAATAGTGCAGGGTGGTATGGGCGTTGGAATATCTCTTTCTGGGTTGGCTTCTGCAGTTGCAAATGAAGGGGGGGTAGGGGTTATCTCAAGTGCAGGCCTTGGATTACTTTATCGTGAATTTACAACCGATTACCTTGAGGCTAGCATTCATGGCTTAAAGGAGGAACTTCGGAAGGCCAGAGAAAAAACAAAAGGTGTTATTGGTGTAAATGTAATGGTTGCCATGTCCAATTTTGCCGATATGGTAAAAACATCAATAGCCGAAAAAGCAGACATAATTTTTTCAGGAGCTGGTTTGCCTCTTGATTTACCTGGATTTCTAAAAAGCGATAGTACTACTAAACTTGTTCCCATAGTTTCATCAGGTCGTGCCGCTAAATTGATTTGCGAAAAGTGGAAGAAGATATACAACTATTTACCTGATGCTATTGTTGTTGAAGGTCCCAAGGCTGGAGGTCATCTAGGATTTAAACTTGAACAAATAAACGATGAAAACTATTCGTTAGAGAAACTTATACCCGAAGTAGTAGCTGAGGTTAAGAAGTTTGAGGATGAGTACCATCAATTAATTCCTGTTATTGCAGCAGGAGGGATTTACACAGGACAGGATATCAGGGATATTATGAATCTAGGAGCTTCTGGAGTTCAAATGGCTACACGTTTTGTAACAACAGATGAATGCGATGCTTCTGATGGATTTAAACAATCATATATTGATTCGAAAAAAGAGGATATTCAGATTATAAAAAGTCCAGTTGGTATGCCCGGAAGAGCAATTGGAAATAATTTTTTGGATAAAGTAAGGCTAGGGTATAAGCAACCAATAAGATGCCCGTTTAAGTGTATCAAAACCTGCGAAATATCTTCAAGTCCATATTGCATTATTACCGCCCTTATTAGTGCATTCAAAGGGAATTTTGAGCATGGGTATGCTTTTGCCGGAACAAATGCCTATTTAGCCACAAAAATAACATCGGTTAAAGAGACTTTCCAAGCCATTTTTAAAGAATATAATAAAAGTAAGTAA
- a CDS encoding cytidylate kinase-like family protein: MAKIDLVKYLIDRHKETHKPCPEPGPVITISREMGCSGTQITQQLVKELNKRFDYKNGELWKWVGKEEIQEAAAHALNLPPEEISYALEAKKKTMMDDILQSFSSKYYKSDRIIRKTVKEVIRSIACHGRVVILGRGGVAITRDIPRSLHINLEAPLEWRALRISEKLDVEQKAAESYILEIDKKREEFRVYFGGVNTDYTRFDITFNSMTLSISEIVEIIIKTMEIRKLIY, translated from the coding sequence ATGGCAAAAATTGATTTAGTCAAATATTTGATTGATAGACATAAAGAGACTCATAAACCTTGCCCTGAACCTGGGCCAGTAATTACTATTTCTCGTGAAATGGGATGCTCTGGTACACAAATTACTCAACAACTTGTAAAGGAGTTAAATAAACGATTTGATTATAAAAATGGAGAGCTGTGGAAATGGGTTGGGAAGGAAGAAATTCAAGAGGCAGCGGCTCATGCACTAAATTTACCTCCAGAAGAGATTAGCTATGCCCTTGAGGCTAAGAAAAAAACTATGATGGATGACATCCTTCAATCATTTTCAAGTAAATACTATAAAAGTGACAGGATTATTCGTAAAACAGTAAAAGAAGTAATTCGCTCAATTGCCTGTCATGGGAGGGTGGTTATTCTTGGACGTGGTGGTGTTGCTATAACTAGAGATATCCCGCGTTCTTTACATATTAACCTTGAGGCTCCACTCGAGTGGCGTGCGTTAAGAATCTCTGAGAAGTTAGATGTTGAACAGAAAGCAGCCGAAAGTTACATTCTGGAGATTGATAAGAAAAGAGAGGAGTTTAGAGTTTACTTTGGTGGAGTAAATACAGATTATACAAGATTCGATATAACATTTAATAGTATGACACTATCAATTAGTGAAATAGTAGAAATTATTATAAAAACAATGGAGATTAGAAAACTTATTTACTAG